The following coding sequences lie in one Apium graveolens cultivar Ventura chromosome 3, ASM990537v1, whole genome shotgun sequence genomic window:
- the LOC141714198 gene encoding uncharacterized protein LOC141714198 has translation MYAFECLDCSLRDIMKVVDPKKYNMPFGGITVVLGGDFRQILPVINSGSRDDVVPATITRSRQWLTAKIMILYRNTRLNQSVIPEEVLSLKLFAEWVLRIRNGVIEAPKGSSFDYGEDEIVIPPDFCDSEIKNSIKNMIEWTYPNPLSHYRTSNWSSQLFIVQSIPGEDFTYYSVDRAEEFGGTPSELSFAFPPEYLNSVNLPGLPPHELKLKVGVCVMLMRNLNQILGLCNDTRMMITRCLSHGVECEVICGAFIGMKHFIPRKELCPTDTKLPFKLIRKQMPLQLCYSMTINKSHGQSLERVGLYLPNSVFTHGQFYVAVSRVTSPSGLKVFIDSRSGESTNVTRNVVYKEVFYNLPQ, from the exons ATGTATGCTTTTGAATGTTTAGATTGTTCTCTCCGAGATATAATGAAAGTCGTTGATCCCAAAAAATATAATATGCCATTTGGAGGCATTACAGTTGTTCTAGGAGGTGATTTCAGACAGATTCTTCCAGTTATAAACTCAGGATCACGTGATGATGTTGTTCCTGCCACTATCACAAGGTCACGTCAGTGGCTCACGGCGAAAATTATGATCCTTTATCGGAACACGAGGCTAAACCAATCAGTAATACCAGAAGAAGTTCTAAGCTTAAAACTCTTTGCTGAATGGGTACTTCGAATTAGAAATGGTGTTATTGAGGCTCCCAAAGGTTCTTCATTTGATTATGGAGAAGATGAAATTGTAATTCCACCGGACTTCTGTGATTCTGAAATTAAAAATTCAATTAAGAATATGATCGAGTGGACATATCCAAATCCGCTATCGCATTACAGGACTTCAAA TTGGTCATCTCAACTTTTTATTGTCCAAAGCATTCCTGGGGAAGATTTCACGTACTATAGTGTTGATAGAGCAGAGGAGTTTGGTGGCACTCCTTCAGAATTGAGTTTTGCATTCCCTCCAGAATATTTGAACTCTGTTAACCTGCCTGGATTACCACCTCACGAGCTTAAGTTGAAGGTAGGTGTTTGTGTAATGTTAATGCGGAACTTGAATCAGATACTTGGCCTATGCAACGACACTCGAATGATGATAACTAGATGTTTAAGTCACGGTGTTGAGTGTGAAGTAATATGTGGCGCTTTTATTGGCATGAAGCACTTTATTCCTAGAAAGGAACTCTGCCCAACTGACACGAAGCTTCCCTTTAAACTAATACGGAAGCAGATGCCTCTCCAACTATGTTATTCCATGACTATTAATAAATCACATGGTCAATCACTGGAAAGGGTAGGATTATATTTGCCCAACTCTGTTTTTACTCATGGTCAATTTTACGTTGCCGTTAGTAGGGTAACCTCTCCTTCCGGGCTAAAAGTCTTCATTGATTCGAGGAGTGGAGAATCTACCAATGTCACTAGAAATGTTGTTTACAAAGAAGTATTTTACAACTTGCCACAGTAG